DNA sequence from the Deltaproteobacteria bacterium genome:
GTGTGACTACCGTTGCCGGATGCCTGGGTACGGACGATATTACACGCAGTCCGGAAGCGCTTCTGGCAAAAGCCATGCAACTGGATGAAGAGGGTGTCTCAACAGTCATCTATACCGGTTCTTACCAGTTCCCACCGACCACTATCACCGGCAGCGTCCGTAAAGATATCGCCCTTATTCCCAAGGTGATAGGTGTTGGAGAATTTGCCATATCCGACCACCGCTCTTCTCAACCTACTTACGAAGAATTCTGCCGGCTTGCCGCAGAGGCTAGGGTGGGCGGAATGATGGGAGGAAAGGCCGGCGTGGTGCACCTTCACGTGGGCGATGGGGTCAGGAGGCTTGAATACCTCCTGCGCGCGGTTGAAGAAACCGAAATCCCCATCAGCCAGTTCCTTCCGACCCATATCACGAGGACCGAGGAATTATTGGAACAGGCCGTTGAATTTGCAAGGCTCGGAGGCAATATCGATATCACTGCCGCTCCTGACATGCTCGGATTCGGTAGCGGTGTGGACAAAGCAATCGGCCTTGCACTGAACGGCAATGTGTCTCCAGATCAGATCACATTGAGTTCGGATTCCAACGGGTCCCTTCCCATATTCGACTCTCATGGAAGGCTGGAACGCCTTGCCGTGGCCCACATTGGAAGTCTGTTCAGGGAGTTTAGAAACCTGGTGCATATCGGGTACCCGATGCAGGACGTACTCCGCTGGGTGGCCACGAACCCTGCCAAACGGCTTGGTCTCTTCAAACATAAGGGGAGTATTGATGAAGGCAAAGACGCTGACCTGTTGCTGCTTACCCCGGATCTGGAGATTGATGCGGTTTTTGCCAGAGGCCGCCAGATGGTAAAGGGAGGCGAGGCGGTGGTGAAGGGAACCTTCGAAGAGTGATGGGAGGACGGATGCGACCTGTCATTGGAATCACCTGTTCCAGACTTGTAGGTGGGGCATGGGGCCTGTATTCTCCCGGCCATATGATGGATTACACCTTTGATGAATACAGCCGGGCGGTACTGGAAAGCGGCGGCTGCCCGGTCCTCCTGCCGACCCCCCAGACCAAGGATACAATTAAGGTGATTCTTGACTGCCTGTCAGGGTTGATTATCAGCGGCGGCCCGGATGTGCACCCCCGGTTTTATCGGGAACAACCCCTTGCCGGTCTGGGTGATCTGGATGAAGAGCTGGATCGAACGGAACTTGCCTGGGCCCGTGGGGCAATTGCCAGGGACCTACCGGTCTTTTGCATTTGCCGGGGCATACAGGTCCTGAACGTGAGCCTTGGCGGAAGCCTCTATCAGGATATTTCGAAGCAGGTCCCCGAAGCGATAGACCACCAGCAGAAGGCGGCCAAATGGATCAATACCCACACCATCGAGGTGGAGAAAGAAGGTATCCTTTATGGTATGTTCCGGAAGCATTCCGTCTGGGTAAACGGCAAACATCATCAGGCCTTAAAGGATGTGGCACCTGGCCTTGAGATCGAAGCCCGGGCGCCGGATGGAATCGTGGAGGCCGTGCGCCTTCGAGGAAAGCGCTTTGTGCTGGGAGTCCAGTGGCACCCTGAAGGGACCTTTCAAAACGATATTCATT
Encoded proteins:
- a CDS encoding beta-aspartyl-peptidase; its protein translation is MFTLIKGAEVFAPDRLGKRDILIAGSKIAKIADALDIPDALDVRVIQAHDRYLTPGFIDLHVHIMGGGGEGGFKSRTPEIRLSSIVLAGVTTVAGCLGTDDITRSPEALLAKAMQLDEEGVSTVIYTGSYQFPPTTITGSVRKDIALIPKVIGVGEFAISDHRSSQPTYEEFCRLAAEARVGGMMGGKAGVVHLHVGDGVRRLEYLLRAVEETEIPISQFLPTHITRTEELLEQAVEFARLGGNIDITAAPDMLGFGSGVDKAIGLALNGNVSPDQITLSSDSNGSLPIFDSHGRLERLAVAHIGSLFREFRNLVHIGYPMQDVLRWVATNPAKRLGLFKHKGSIDEGKDADLLLLTPDLEIDAVFARGRQMVKGGEAVVKGTFEE
- a CDS encoding gamma-glutamyl-gamma-aminobutyrate hydrolase family protein, which translates into the protein MRPVIGITCSRLVGGAWGLYSPGHMMDYTFDEYSRAVLESGGCPVLLPTPQTKDTIKVILDCLSGLIISGGPDVHPRFYREQPLAGLGDLDEELDRTELAWARGAIARDLPVFCICRGIQVLNVSLGGSLYQDISKQVPEAIDHQQKAAKWINTHTIEVEKEGILYGMFRKHSVWVNGKHHQALKDVAPGLEIEARAPDGIVEAVRLRGKRFVLGVQWHPEGTFQNDIHSRKLFQSFVDVCREYLPEKAPSNEA